One segment of Paramormyrops kingsleyae isolate MSU_618 chromosome 8, PKINGS_0.4, whole genome shotgun sequence DNA contains the following:
- the nat8l2 gene encoding N-acetyltransferase 8-like 2 codes for MRWVIRRYKPSDRAAVLTLFRNGITEHIRPAFFKAMCHPDNVALTAIISVTIYLLDGCTCSLALMSGLAWVGIVYYCCHETYAGYVEEKLHTDMRDIQASFLDNPDSCFWVAEGIVDGETGIFGMVAAVRKAHDGEEEEQERCGEIFRMIVSSSCRRSGLGTRLTRTAIEFCRERKYSRIVLRTSSIQTAAIGLYLRLGFKHTHTDTLSHRSDWHTWVTKITFPRMEMVL; via the exons A TGCGGTGGGTGATAAGACGTTACAAACCCTCTGACAGGGCGGCGGTTTTGACCCTTTTTCGCAATGGGATTACGGAGCACATACGTCCAGCGTTCTTCAAGGCTATGTGTCACCCTGACAATGTGGCTTTGACTGCAATAATCTCCGTTACTATCTACCTGCTGGACGGATGCACCTGTAGCTTGGCCTTAATGTCCGGCTTAGCCTGGGTAGGGATCGTGTACTACTGCTGCCATGAGACCTACGCCGGCTATGTTGAAGAGAAGCTACACACAGACATGCGGGACATCCAGGCTAGCTTTCTCGACAACCCCGATAGCTGCTTTTGGGTCGCAGAGGGCATAGTCGACGGAGAGACTGGGATTTTTGGCATGGTTGCCGCAGTGAGGAAGGCGCATGATGGCGAAGAGGAGGAGCAAGAGCGCTGTGGCGAGATTTTCCGCATGATCGTCTCATCGTCCTGTCGCCGTAGTGGCCTGGGCACCCGACTGACTCGTACTGCCATCGAATTCTGCCGGGAGCGGAAGTATTCAAGAATAGTTCTGAGGACCAGCTCCATCCAGACGGCAGCTATAGGGCTCTATCTGAGACTTGGCTTcaagcacacgcacacagacacgttgtcACACCGTTCTGATTGGCACACGTGGGTCACAAAAATCACTTTCCCGCGGATGGAAATGGTTCTGTGA